The Torulaspora delbrueckii CBS 1146 chromosome 1, complete genome DNA segment TCTTTGCCTTTTGGCTTAGATCAAGTGTAGTATCTGTTCTTTTCAGTGTAACAACTGAAATGACCTCAAAGAGGCTCATTACCTTTATTTTTGTTACAACGTTTATTTTTTGGCAATGAAATTATCTCTCCATGTCCAGTCACTGGAGATGGAGAAGGTGGGTGGGTGAGAGACTTTTGTGAGAAAATCGCCGGCTTTCCCTTGGGGAAGTTCTACTGTCTGTGGGAAGTGTGGGCAATTGCGCAGCAGGATTTTAGGGCTGTTGGATCCACGGTTAAAGCCTTttttatcaatttcagCTATTTGAGCACTTTTTCTGTTTATGGCAGCGAGGTATGGAGAGCTTAGTTGGGGCTCAATGATTGTGCTATACTCTGGTTTCTCGGATTGGGGGTTGGTTCACACAAATGTGTTGTAATAGGATAAGCTTGCTTATCCCCCAACTGCCGCCTTGATATCGGTATATCATTTGAGTTTAGTTCTGCTTTGCTCGCCATATTTGGTGAGCTATAAACGTCGGAGATTGAGTTTGGTAGCTGTCTGATATTAAAGACTTTAGCTTCCAAGGAACTTTGTTCTGTGGGTTCTTTATCCTTAGAGCTCTGTTGAACTTTTGTTTCTGCTTCTCATGGGCATTGGTGAGTGGATCATAACGGTTGGCTGCTTCGTGACCCTTGCACATTGGTCAAACAACCGTTCCGGTTGTTTTACCTTTTTTGGTCGCTCGAAAGTGGTCCTTTGTCTCATTCGCATCCTTTTCACCCAATCTGTTGTAGATGAGTTCATCTATGcaatttggaattgaaaTTAATTTGAAATGATGTTGTTATAATAAATTTCAGTATTTATTATATATGCAAAAATAGAGTCCATTGTTACctgatcaagaattcaCTAGTCTTTCGTTTGGATGACCTTACTGGTGATTCGTCGTCGGCGTTACAATCATCGATAGTCTCCTGACTGCTCTTTAGATGATCATAATCGTCATTTGAAGTTCCATGACTGAATAGGCTCATCACATCACCGACAACTGACTTGGTTTTCCTTCTGTTTCGTCTTCTAGGTTCAAACACCTTATAAAATTTTAAGTTTTCGTCTCCACCAACAGTGGCAAGTGTAGTACCATCTGGTGATAATTGTGAGCAACATATTCTTGATTCGTGTGCTTGCATTATTTCGGCCACCTTGTATTTGGTGTCGTAGTTGAAGACTGAGATGGCATTCGATGGGCTACCGCCGGTAGCTACTATTTCACGATTCATACTACCGGAGGAACTAGTATAGCTTTGACCCCAATGCAATGAACTGACCTGCGACCCAGTACTAATGGAACCAACGTTTGCGCCAGTGACAGTGTTCCAAAAATGAATATGCTTATCGGTTTGTCCACCACCGGAAGCTAACAGGTTTGGCATGTATGGACACCAACTGAGTGCCTTTACTGCAGCAGTATGACTTCTTTTTATCCATTGGGGCATTGAGACTCTTGTGTCCCAAATCATGACTGTATTATCGTTGCCACCAGATGCCAATTGTAATCCATCGCTCTTATAACTTAATCCACAAACCTCACCACAATGTTTATCCCATGTCGATACTATATGCTGCTTGATTCGTACGTCGTTTATTTGAATCTCTCCACTACGGCTACCAGTAGCTATTAGAGTCTCAAGCCACGATTGTGTCCCAATTCGCACTCCAAGACCTGATCTCATGGTTCTAACGAGTGACATAGTCTCAACATCCCATATTTCGTTATTCCCATCTTCTTTACCGATGGAAAGATGGCAATCGTCGTCAGACCATATCAAACTCGTAATCTTGGTAGTTTCGTAGTCTACCAACATGGTAACGTCACCGGTAGCACCGTTCCACAGGTAAAGCGCAGTCTCCAATGCAATCGCCAATACATTTTTAGATGACCAGTTCAAAAGATTAAGATAAAAATCATCCTGGAAACCGGGTGCATCCAGTATTCTCTCTGGATTACTATTAATTTTCCTTAATTTTACCAACTCTGGTTGAGACTCTTGCTGATAATTATAATGGCATCTCTTGTTCATGCTATAACTTTGTcgtttgaaagatgctaCTGGAGGTTGTGGCATATACTGCAAAATTCTCTGACCCATGTCTAGACCACAAGCTTTTGCAACCGTTTGTTTGAAAACCATCTTCGTTTGTGCTCTCAAATGTGCAGTGGGAGAAGCATTAGGAGGTGGAAACTCTTCTCCCAGTACCATAGGGTCAACTTTATTTTGTTGATTACTTTGTAATGTTGGAATGAATCTATCTGAAGTGATTACCTCCGTCTCTTGAATCGAAGAAGGCTGCGCAGCGCCACCTGCTGATCCTGAAGAATGGGTTCTACCTCCCCTCGTTGAATCGTTCTTATCACCATCGTCGgcaaagaatgaagaatttcgTCTAATTAATGGAGGTGGCGGTAGAGATATGGGAGGACGAGAATAAATCGAGTTACCACTACTGTTATTAATGGCTCTGGAGTTGAGTGAATTTGTACGCCTTAATGGTTTTTTTGTAATCTTACCTTGGCTTCTGGACCAATCTGACGACATAATGTTTAGTTTTGCTGGTGATGTCAAAGATAAAACTGACCTATTAGCATTATTGGCCAACGTTGATTTTTCGGTAACATCAACCATACTTTGGAACTCAGTACAACAACAAAGTAGTCCTTAAATTAGTGAACGACAGACTTCCAACAGGAACTTGAGAAGGACTACCACTAGCACTCACTAATCTGAACGCTCAATGCCagttttgcaaattttttgCAGGTCTTTGAAGCTACTGATGAAATCCAGGGATGGTGCTTCACCCTATTAAGCAAGCTAATGGCAGCTATAGTCGATCCTTGAGCTCTTCTATGGATAAACCATTCTCTTCCTTGTGGTGATGGGCAACTTTGTTTGTGTTTTGCCCTATTTGGCAACCATATGAGAAGACGTCATGTGACACATTAAACCTTAAAAGATAATACGTATATACAGTATAGTATTAATATTAGTAAATAGAATTCCATTCCATATTGTTGTCTTGAGCCCTATTGAATTTTAAATATACAGGCTGTTTTTTAGAAAATTCTGCGATTGCTAATGTTTAGTCTTGCCTTTCTTTTGGCGAGGAATTGTTCGAACTTCGGACTGTAAATTGCCTTTATAGCCAATGCACTGACCTCATCCATTTGATCATTGTGTTCGTTTTCgtaaatcttcttttcaaccaGCAGGTATTCCCTCACAGCTATGGATTCTATCATCAGGCTTTCATACCAGATCAGATTGTCGTCTGAGAATGTTTTTATCTTGGACAACAGGTTTCCGTCAACGTGAAAGATCCTTTCATCAGAtattccaaatttttctACACTTCTCAAGAGCGCTTGAAAGATAAAGTTGAGTGAATTGAAGGTCTCAAAAGCGGTCTGAAAATCAGATATGCTCTCGGTGACAATTTGCCTGTAGAAATTGGAGTGAGAAGGAACTTCAATATGGTCACTAAGCACTTGCAAAAGGTTCACAATCAATAGGTAAATTTGGTTCAGCTTTCGCAGTAGCTTTGGTGTAAATTCTGATGATTTCCATGCTTCATTCCCTGTTGCTTTTATTTCAACGATTTTCTGTCTGATCAATATTATCTCTAATATCCTTGGATGgccaagatcaaaaattttATAATCCacttctctttgaatgtCGGGATCCTGTAATGtcagaagatgaatcaaaGACTTCGACTTTCGGGGGTACATCAGTTTTTCTAGCAGTATATCGATAAATTCCAGTAAAGGTTTGGATTGTGATATTATTAGGTTTTTGCAAATGTCGTTAAAGACCTCTTGGTTCTTAAGAGACGGTATCTTGCGGTCGTTAATCATCTTTTcgaatttcttcaccagtcCTTCAAACTCTACAGATCCTGTCATAGTCAATAAATCCACAAATGAAATAAACTTCTAGCTAAGTGCAACTTTTATATATCGCTTGgtgtatatatataaatCTGTTTGAATATCCTGAAGACAGgcaaaatttcaaattttgtcACTTCGCGCAGTGACTAATCACCTTAATCAGTAGATGAGTCACTTGTAAGATTGGCAATACCCGTCAATGAATCTGAAAAGATCTCATCATGGCGTTGAAATTGCTAGTTGATAGAGCTTAGTCGTTCTTTTAGATCACTATGTTAAAGCGTTTTTTACTGTATACAAGGCAGGCCTTGTTTATAATTAGTAAGTTAAAGTGAGCATTTGGGTTACATATAGATGAGATAATCAAGTTCTGTTGAAATGATTACCAAAACCAAGACCAGAAGTAGCAAGATATTTGGTAGGATGGTTAATAATACCTCGGCACATCGAATACGCAGCAGAGACGAGTTTGTTTGGCATTCAAGGCAGTATATATGGGTCATACAGGAGACCCGTTGAGGACATTATAACGGCCAACGGCACGTAAGTTGGATATCGGATCCCCATATAAATGTTATTCAACCCACGGCGCCTATTTTTCCTTGCAACTATAAAGTATTCGTTTCGGTCTCAGAGTGTTGGTCTTCCTGAGTCGACCTCTCTTACATCTGGCAGACTCACAGATACATCATAATTTATAGTACTAGCAGCCGAAGGTTCATCAAGAAGCACTGGTTGAGCTTAATTATCTTAGAATGAACGTGATCTGCGCTCTGCATTTTCAACAGAGTATGTTCTTTTCATTAACTAAACtttcaacaagatgaagCGGTGGCTCAATGGTAGAGCTTTCGACTCCAGTTAAATCCTGGGATTTCCACGGAATTGCAATCGAAGGGTTGCAGGTTCAATTCCTGTCCGtttcattttatttttttcttctcagTATAAGAATACTTGAAACAGTGATATCGAATAAGTCAGTCgcattcttgatcaaattaaAACTATAACGcacttctttgatactAATTAGGTTGTATGTAGGCAATAGCgttgttttttttttaacGCATTTACTGATTTTATGTTTTGTTCGCTACAACAACTGGGGCATTGCTTATTAGAGAAAAGATCATCTAATAATATACATTTTATGTACAAGTTATTGTTCATCTAGAAGAAAAATATCATGAAAGAGTTTTGCGCAATGAACTGAGGCTCCCATTCTTGCACAAAGTAAGAAAATTCCACTGAACTTTCTGTGTAGAGAATATGTCTCCTCTGGTGGTGGACATAGTCGTTCATTCAACATTAAACTGATATTGGATCTGATTCTATCAGACACATTCTGGTCCTTGAAACTGAAAGGTTTGTCGAGAGGTCCACAGAATGGTTCACCTAGAGTCAAAACGCTGTTTACATGTGCATCGACCATTGCCTGGGATTCTAGACCAGTCAAATACCCAAGATCTTGCGATACTCTGCGAACACCCTCACGATCTTTGCGTGTTGCGAGAGTCAGCAATTTACGGTATTTGGTGATGAATTCGGATGGGTATGGTCTTGAAGCACCGAAATCCAATAACTCGATCTTGCCTGTCTTTTCGTTGTAAAGGAAATTTGCCCAGTTGGGATCCGTTTGCATGTATTGGAAAGTAGCAATCTCCTCCAAGCAAAGTCTCATAATGTTCTCAGAAATAAAATTCTTGACTTCCTGTGATGTTTTCTTTGGTAATTTCATGATTTCTGTACCTTCCATCCGAGCCATCGTGATAATGTTCGTGGTGGTAAGGTCTGAGTAAACGTGAGGAACTACGAACACCGAATCATCCTTTAaaagttcttcaaatttttgcAATGCACGCGATTCTCTCACATAATCACATTCCCATTTTAGTTCTGTTCTTGAGTTTGCCACTGTCTTATCCAAGAACAAACCTTTTGGTAGTAAACGTGATGCTCCGAGGAGCATGAGCAAATTGTTCAGATCCGAGTCAATCGAATCCTTCACGCCGGGATATTGGATCTTGACAACTACTTTCTCCCCCGTCTTTAACACAGCATTATGCACTTGACCGATACTAGCTGCTGCAATGGGCACTCTatcaaaagacaagaagttATCTTGCCAATCAGAGCCCAATTCTCGTTTCATAACTTTCTCTAACTGTCTGTGAGGCATGTAATGGGCGCTGTTCTGAACTCGAGATAAAATCACATATAATTCCTTTGGtaaaactttatcatcCTGAAACGACATCATTTGCCCAATCTTCAACGCGGCACCTCTCATCTGTGAGAACTTCTTGGCAATCCTATCAATGTTACTATCAGAATAAATCAGCGATTTCCATGTAGGAGTCTGCCCTTTCACCACTTTAGATAAACCATCGGAAGCTGCATTAATACTCACACCTGCCGCCAATGAACCATAATGAAACAACCTAGATATACGTGATGACGGTACCTGTGAACTTTGCAACTCTTGTCTCTTTCGTCcaatatcttcttcaacttcttcagtcGGCTAAAACAATATTGTTAGTCAATTATACGATCATACGCGATGCTATACGCAACTAATCACCTGTATCAGTTACATACTTTCTCAATGCTTGGTTTCGAAGACGTTGAATAGTGTCTGATTCCAGGTCTCCTCTTGTGCTTTTTTGACtgactcttcaatttcacttCTTGCGACAACTTCTTAGCTTTTTCCCACTCTGGATCATAGTAGCATTGATACTGCATTAAAATTGGTCTTGTCAAATGAGAAGTATTCACCCATTGCGATAGCGactcttttgcaattgatgcAGAGCCCTTCAGGACTTCTTTGGCTGATGAAGCCAGACAAAAGGCCTGGTAAAGAGTCTGCCGACTGCTCATCTTGGGGTCTCAAAATGCGATTCAATGGGTCAACGAAGTGCACAATTACTATCAGCCCTTTGACCAGTTCTTGGCATCTATATTCCCTTAGGAAGCTTAAACGATTCCGTTTCATTTCTTTACCCGgttggaaaatttttagataatagtaataaaagattggcgatgagctagatATCGAAAGATTCTCACACAGATCGACAAGCCTTGAACACTCTTGGTGGTTACTAGCGGTGATCTGAAGTTATATATTGAAATGGGCTCAAAGAGAAGACTTTCAGAGAAAACTGAACACTACGATCCGGTCGAGACATCGGTTCCAGAACTGGCTGCCGAAGCAGCCGAAGAAAGAACCAGAAAACATCCAGTACCACCGGAAGAGCCACTTACACACCACGATGCAGGTGAGTTCAATGGGATGATTCGTCATCAGACGACTGCGGAGCAAGCTGCTAGGTTGGAGGACAGTAAAGTAAATCCTTTCACTGGTGGTGATTTTACACCAAAATACTTTGATATTCTTAAGATTAGACGTGAATTACCAGTACATGCTCAACGTgcagaatttttgaagatttaccAGAACAATCAAATCATGGTGTTTGTTGGTGAGACTGGTTCTGGTAAGACCACTCAAATTCCACAATTTGTGCTTTTCGATGAGATGCCACATTTACAAAATACTCAAATAGCCTGTACACAACCACGTCGTGTGGCCGCAATGTCGGTGGCACAAAGAGTGGCAGAGGAAATGGATGTCAAACtaggtgaagaagttggttATTCCATCAGATTTGAGAACAAGACCTCAAACAAAACTATCTTAAAGTATATGACCGATGGTATGCTTTTGAGAGAAGCTATGGAAGACCACGAGCTAAAACGTTACTCCTGTATTATTTTAGATGAAGCGCACGAACGTACTTTGGCTACTGACATCTTGATGGGTTTATTGAAGCAAGTGGTAGTGAGAAGACctgatttgaaaattattGTTATGTCTGCTACTTTAGATGCAGAGAAATTCCAAAAGTATTTCCTAGATGCACCATTGCTTGCAGTTCCAGGTAGAACTTTCCCTGTCGAAATTTATTACACACCAGAGTTCCAGAGGGACTACTTAGACTCGGCTATTCGTACCGTTCTACAAATTCACGCCACGGAGGAAGCTGGTGACATTCTTCTGTTCTTGACAGGTGAGGATGAAATCGAGGATGCCGTGAGGAAGATCTCACTTGAGGGCGATCAATTGGTTAGAGATGAAGGTTGTGGGCCCTTATCAGTGTACCCATTGTACGGTTCTTTACCACCACATTTGCAACAACGTATCTTTGAACCCGCTCCGGAGTCTCATAACGGTAGGCCAGGTAGAAAAGTTGTGATTTCCACCAACATTGCTGAAACCTCACTTACGATTGATGGTGTGGTTTATGTTGTTGATCCCGGTTTCTCCAAGCAAAAAGTTTACAACCCAAGAATTAGAGTGGAGTCTTTGTTAGTCTCACCCATTTCAAAGGCATCCGCCCAACAAAGAGCAGGTCGTGCTGGTCGTACTAGACCAGGTAAATGTTTCAGACTATACACTGAAGAAGCGTTCAAGAAAGAACTGATCGAACAAAGTTATCCAGAAATTCTACGTTCCAACTTGTCGTCAACCGTTCtcgaattgaaaaaattgggaATCGATGACTTGGTTCATTTCGATTTTATGGATCCACCTGCACCTGAAACCATGATGAGAGCTTTAGAAGAATTGAACTATCTAGCTTGTCTAGATGACGATGGTAACTTGACCGCTCTCGGTAGACTGACTTCTCAATTCCCATTGGATCCAATGTTGGCCGTCATGTTAATTGGCTCATACGAGTTCAACTGttcagaagaaatcttgACCATTGTGGCGATGCTTTCCGTACCTAACGTCTTCATTCGTCCCTCAAAAGATAAGAAGAGAGCAGATGATGCCAAGAACTATTTTGCGCATCCCGATGGTGATCACATAACTTTACTGAACGTTTATCACGGATTCAAATCCGACGAAGCATACGAGTACGGTATCCACAAGTGGTGTCGCGACCATTTCCTCAATTACAGATCTTTATCTGCTGCAGATAACATCCGTTCGCAACTGGAGAGATTGATGGTTCGTCACAACCTGGAGCTGAATACTACCGACTTCGACAGCCCAAAATATCACGACAATATCAGAAGAGCACTAGCGTCAGGTTTCTTCATGCAAGTCgccaagaagagatccGGCGGGAAAGGTTATATCACGGTCAAGGACAACCAGGACGTTCTTATCCATCCAAGCACAGTCTTGGGTCACGATGCCGAATGGGTCATATACAATGAGTTCGTGCTCACAACAAAGAACTACATAAGGACAGTCACATCCATAAGGCCAGAATGGCTGATAGAGCTAGCTCCAGCTTACTATGATCTggataattttcaaaaagGTGATGTGAAATTGTCTTTAGAGAGAATTCAAGAGAGAGTTCACACAATGAGACAGCTCAAGAGCGACAAGAACTCCGATaagcacaagaagaagagtaagAAGGATAAGCATAAGATTAAATAGATTCTAGAGCTTGGTATAATAACACGCGATACATTCAATTTCACTGCAAAAACCTCACAAAAGTGATCCTCGATCCGCGCCACTAAGGTGGATCTCCTGGGGCCCCTTTCTAAGAATAAGCTACTAAGAAGGGTCCTTTTCGACTACATATATGACCGGCAAGAATGCAAGCAAGTGGCGTAACTGTCAGTTGGACCAGCAATTCACATAATGTGTAATAGAACTAGGTCCGCCGTGTTTATCGATGGTATGAAATGTGTCTCTGGAAGACAACCAAATGATGACGATATTTTTCAGTTGATACTGTATACGAATGCCCAAGGTAGCCTGATGGAGGCCGTAAAGGAATTACATGGATTGGCAGACCAAGTTAGTTTTTATAAGACTTCCGAATCGGTAACTTCAACTATAGTAGCTGCAGAATTACCATCTTTGATGGTAAATGTGATGGAAAGCAGAGAACGAGCCAAGAGATTATACAGATCTGCCTTGCATTCGAGAATTTGTGAAAATTGTTGggattttgaagaactattcgaaaagttggatgaagaactACTCCGAACAAACGAAATCCTGAAGTTATACGCTCGAAGAGGCAGTTATCATTAGATAATGCAGTTATTCCTGCTATAGACCCAGCTTTCAACAACATTAGCATACTAACTGGTCAATCATCTCGTCTTTTCAACGTACCATACTATCTAACCCGATGTGGGGTTAATTAACAGCGAGCTCGACATGATTGAACTCGTGAAAGGCCCCACCCCCCATCATGCTGCTGTAGTCATCCGTCAGTTTGAAGACTTGGATGCATAGCTATACGTAACTGGTGACCCTGTGTCACAAATTGCATAAAAATTTATACTTGTCACAATATTTTACTACGACACTAAAAGAATGTCATGGTATATTAAGTCCTAGGAGTGACGCGACTACCAGCTATTAGGATAAAGAATACTGGCAGGTAAATTGTGTGCGAATGTTTGGCCATCAATCGATACTCGCTCACAGAAAATGTAATACAAAGATCCATCGAAAAGCATGGGAACGACACTCGAGCCTACATTTCATTCGCACTCTCATGAATCTCGAGTAATAGGATCTGCTAGGGAAAGTAAGATTTCCTGTAACAGAATGTGTGTACCCCGGGTTCATTAAAGGAGCATAGCTTTTAAAGTCTCAAAGTTGGAGACAACACAAGCTCTTTCCTTTAGAAAAAGTGTATCCGTTTGTTTTAAACTTAGCTTGTAGCTTGCATCACAATTACTATCGATTTTATCAATGGATAAAAGGTCTGCGCTTCGCTCGACCTCTTCAAAGGACTTGGACAGATAGCCATACTTGTTATGTCTATCAATGAGCACTCCATTCCAGCCTGCCTGTTCGGCGCCATGCAAATCATTAGTTGCCTCGTCACCACAATGCCAGCaccttcttttcaaatcctgcAGGCTCGAACTCTCTAAGAGCCCAGGAACTTTCGAACAGATGTCCTCAATAGCACGATCGAAAATCTCTTTTGATGGTTTCTTCACTCCAAGGTTGTAGGACAGATATATATGATCTTCGAAAAAGTCATGAAGCCCAAGATTCTTCAGCAATATATCAACAATTGGATCAGTGTTACTGATAATACCAAGAACCACATTAGGATGTTTCATTTTGACCTCTTTTAAAAAATCCAGAACGTCTGGGTACACTTTGTAGGCTTGCtcaccttcaaatctcGAGAGTATCTCATCTATCatctcttttgaagcttctgcAGGATGGAAGACATTTCTTATCAGTAGAGACCACCATTCAATCGCCGTAATGTTGGTATACTTGCCGTAACTTGGatgctctttcttcaatgcttTGAATACTGCTGGGAATCGCTGTTTTAACTGTTCTGGGTCTGTGTTGATGTTGTATTTCTTGGCGACTATCGAGTATTGTTCCATGACCGGCAAGGTCGTAGCATAGAGGGTATTATAAGCATCGAAAGTGATTACTTTCGGTGTCTCTGGCTTCAAAGGCTGTTTCCAGCTGCCTATTGACATACGTTTGGGGAATGCCATCGCTACCAAGCTCGTGCTGCCGTTTATTGAGTAAAAGACTATCGCTATCGCTtagaagaaagaagagatgaacAGGAAGATAGATTCCTTTCACGTCGaataaac contains these protein-coding regions:
- the CDC20 gene encoding ubiquitin-protein transferase activating protein CDC20 (similar to Saccharomyces cerevisiae CDC20 (YGL116W); ancestral locus Anc_6.135): MVDVTEKSTLANNANRSVLSLTSPAKLNIMSSDWSRSQGKITKKPLRRTNSLNSRAINNSSGNSIYSRPPISLPPPPLIRRNSSFFADDGDKNDSTRGGRTHSSGSAGGAAQPSSIQETEVITSDRFIPTLQSNQQNKVDPMVLGEEFPPPNASPTAHLRAQTKMVFKQTVAKACGLDMGQRILQYMPQPPVASFKRQSYSMNKRCHYNYQQESQPELVKLRKINSNPERILDAPGFQDDFYLNLLNWSSKNVLAIALETALYLWNGATGDVTMLVDYETTKITSLIWSDDDCHLSIGKEDGNNEIWDVETMSLVRTMRSGLGVRIGTQSWLETLIATGSRSGEIQINDVRIKQHIVSTWDKHCGEVCGLSYKSDGLQLASGGNDNTVMIWDTRVSMPQWIKRSHTAAVKALSWCPYMPNLLASGGGQTDKHIHFWNTVTGANVGSISTGSQVSSLHWGQSYTSSSGSMNREIVATGGSPSNAISVFNYDTKYKVAEIMQAHESRICCSQLSPDGTTLATVGGDENLKFYKVFEPRRRNRRKTKSVVGDVMSLFSHGTSNDDYDHLKSSQETIDDCNADDESPVRSSKRKTSEFLIR
- the ARO5 gene encoding Aro5p (similar to Saccharomyces cerevisiae YGL117W; ancestral locus Anc_6.134), whose translation is MTGSVEFEGLVKKFEKMINDRKIPSLKNQEVFNDICKNLIISQSKPLLEFIDILLEKLMYPRKSKSLIHLLTLQDPDIQREVDYKIFDLGHPRILEIILIRQKIVEIKATGNEAWKSSEFTPKLLRKLNQIYLLIVNLLQVLSDHIEVPSHSNFYRQIVTESISDFQTAFETFNSLNFIFQALLRSVEKFGISDERIFHVDGNLLSKIKTFSDDNLIWYESLMIESIAVREYLLVEKKIYENEHNDQMDEVSALAIKAIYSPKFEQFLAKRKARLNISNRRIF
- the COQ8 gene encoding protein kinase COQ8 (similar to Saccharomyces cerevisiae ABC1 (YGL119W) and YBR230W-A; ancestral locus Anc_6.133); translated protein: MSSRQTLYQAFCLASSAKEVLKGSASIAKESLSQWVNTSHLTRPILMQYQCYYDPEWEKAKKLSQEVKLKSQSKKHKRRPGIRHYSTSSKPSIEKPTEEVEEDIGRKRQELQSSQVPSSRISRLFHYGSLAAGVSINAASDGLSKVVKGQTPTWKSLIYSDSNIDRIAKKFSQMRGAALKIGQMMSFQDDKVLPKELYVILSRVQNSAHYMPHRQLEKVMKRELGSDWQDNFLSFDRVPIAAASIGQVHNAVLKTGEKVVVKIQYPGVKDSIDSDLNNLLMLLGASRLLPKGLFLDKTVANSRTELKWECDYVRESRALQKFEELLKDDSVFVVPHVYSDLTTTNIITMARMEGTEIMKLPKKTSQEVKNFISENIMRLCLEEIATFQYMQTDPNWANFLYNEKTGKIELLDFGASRPYPSEFITKYRKLLTLATRKDREGVRRVSQDLGYLTGLESQAMVDAHVNSVLTLGEPFCGPLDKPFSFKDQNVSDRIRSNISLMLNERLCPPPEETYSLHRKFSGIFLLCARMGASVHCAKLFHDIFLLDEQ
- the PRP43 gene encoding DEAH-box ATP-dependent RNA helicase PRP43 (similar to Saccharomyces cerevisiae PRP43 (YGL120C); ancestral locus Anc_6.132), with protein sequence MGSKRRLSEKTEHYDPVETSVPELAAEAAEERTRKHPVPPEEPLTHHDAGEFNGMIRHQTTAEQAARLEDSKVNPFTGGDFTPKYFDILKIRRELPVHAQRAEFLKIYQNNQIMVFVGETGSGKTTQIPQFVLFDEMPHLQNTQIACTQPRRVAAMSVAQRVAEEMDVKLGEEVGYSIRFENKTSNKTILKYMTDGMLLREAMEDHELKRYSCIILDEAHERTLATDILMGLLKQVVVRRPDLKIIVMSATLDAEKFQKYFLDAPLLAVPGRTFPVEIYYTPEFQRDYLDSAIRTVLQIHATEEAGDILLFLTGEDEIEDAVRKISLEGDQLVRDEGCGPLSVYPLYGSLPPHLQQRIFEPAPESHNGRPGRKVVISTNIAETSLTIDGVVYVVDPGFSKQKVYNPRIRVESLLVSPISKASAQQRAGRAGRTRPGKCFRLYTEEAFKKELIEQSYPEILRSNLSSTVLELKKLGIDDLVHFDFMDPPAPETMMRALEELNYLACLDDDGNLTALGRLTSQFPLDPMLAVMLIGSYEFNCSEEILTIVAMLSVPNVFIRPSKDKKRADDAKNYFAHPDGDHITLLNVYHGFKSDEAYEYGIHKWCRDHFLNYRSLSAADNIRSQLERLMVRHNLELNTTDFDSPKYHDNIRRALASGFFMQVAKKRSGGKGYITVKDNQDVLIHPSTVLGHDAEWVIYNEFVLTTKNYIRTVTSIRPEWLIELAPAYYDLDNFQKGDVKLSLERIQERVHTMRQLKSDKNSDKHKKKSKKDKHKIK
- the GPG1 gene encoding Gpg1p (similar to Saccharomyces cerevisiae GPG1 (YGL121C); ancestral locus Anc_6.131) produces the protein MCNRTRSAVFIDGMKCVSGRQPNDDDIFQLILYTNAQGSLMEAVKELHGLADQVSFYKTSESVTSTIVAAELPSLMVNVMESRERAKRLYRSALHSRICENCWDFEELFEKLDEELLRTNEILKLYARRGSYH
- the DPI35 gene encoding Dpi35p (similar to Saccharomyces cerevisiae YMR130W; ancestral locus Anc_2.404) gives rise to the protein MAFPKRMSIGSWKQPLKPETPKVITFDAYNTLYATTLPVMEQYSIVAKKYNINTDPEQLKQRFPAVFKALKKEHPSYGKYTNITAIEWWSLLIRNVFHPAEASKEMIDEILSRFEGEQAYKVYPDVLDFLKEVKMKHPNVVLGIISNTDPIVDILLKNLGLHDFFEDHIYLSYNLGVKKPSKEIFDRAIEDICSKVPGLLESSSLQDLKRRCWHCGDEATNDLHGAEQAGWNGVLIDRHNKYGYLSKSFEEVERSADLLSIDKIDSNCDASYKLSLKQTDTLFLKERACVVSNFETLKAMLL